In Bradysia coprophila strain Holo2 unplaced genomic scaffold, BU_Bcop_v1 contig_350, whole genome shotgun sequence, a genomic segment contains:
- the LOC119081147 gene encoding tyrosine-protein kinase Src64B isoform X1 produces the protein MGNKCCSKRQDQGVSIAGSGGYKKNDSGYPPSGSKQNGSLDRYTPDPNQKQLKPNKPGVDIIRPRTNPLGLPGHMGRRVVVALYNYAAREDTDVSFVKGDRMEVLDDTESDWWRVVHMTTRQEGLIPWNFVAEEKSVNSEDWYFESVSRKEADKLLLADENPRGTFLVRPSEHNPNGYSLSVKDWEDGRGYHVKHYKIKPLDNGGYYIATNQTFPSLPALVLAYSKNALGLCHILSRACPKPQPQMWDLGPELRDKWEIPRAEIQLIRKLGRGNFGEVYYGKWRNSIDVAVKTLREGTMSTQAFLQEAAIMKKFRHNRLVALYAVCSHEEPIYIVQEYMSKGSLLDFLREGAGKYLQFEDLIYIAAQIASGMEYLESKQLIHRDLAARNVLIGENNIAKICDFGLARVIADDEYCPKQGSRFPVKWTAPEAIIYGKFSIKSDVWSYGILLMELFTYGQVPYPGMHSREVIEQIERGYRMPKPTSHPVPDVVYLLMLQCWDGVPEKRPTFEYLNHYFEGYTVTSEVPYREVQD, from the exons ATGGGAAACAAATGCTGCAGCAAGAGACAGGATCAGGGTGTAAGCATAGCGGGTTCTGGTGGCTATAAAAAGAATGATTCCGGTTATCCACCGTCTGGATCAAAACAAAACGGCTCGCTGGACAGATATACACCCGATCCGAATCAAAAGCAGCTGAAACCAAATAAACCAGGCGTAGACATAATACGACCGCGAACCAATCCTC TAGGTTTGCCAGGTCATATGGGACGTAGAGTTGTTGTTGCTCTCTATAATTATGCTGCAAGAGAAGACACTGACGTCAGTTTTGTGAAAGGCGATCGAATGGAGGTGCTCGATGACACAGAATCGGATTGGTGGCGTGTCGTCCATATGACCACCAGACAGGAAGGTTTGATTCCATGGAATTTTGTTGCTGAAGAGAAAAGTGTCAATAGCGAAGA TTGGTACTTCGAGAGTGTTTCCAGAAAAGAAGCCGACAAACTATTGTTGGCCGATGAGAATCCACGAGGAACATTTTTAGTCCGTCCATCTGAACATAATCCTAATGGATACTCGCTGTCAG TGAAAGACTGGGAAGATGGTCGCGGTTATCATGTGAAACATTACAAAATCAAACCGTTAGACAACGGTGGCTACTACATTGCGACGAATCAGACGTTCCCGTCACTTCCTGCACTTGTTCTAGCATATAGCA AAAATGCACTCGGATTATGTCACATATTGTCGCGAGCCTGTCCAAAACCACAACCGCAGATGTGGGATCTCGGACCCGAACTCCGAGACAAATGGGAAATTCCCCGAGCGGAAATTCAACTAATACGTAAATTGGGCCGTGGCAATTTCGGTGAAGTCTACTACGGCAAATGGCGAAATAGTATAGACGTTGCCGTTAAAACGCTACGCGAAGGCACAATGTCGACGCAAGCATTCCTTCAAGAAGCTGCcattatgaaaaaattccGTCACAATCGCCTCGTTGCACTGTACGCTGTGTGCTCGCACGAGGAACCCATTTACATCGTACAAGAATACATGTCGAAGGGAAGTTTGCTGGACTTTTTGCGAGAAGGAGccggaaaatatttacaattcgaAGACTTGATTTACATTGCGGCACAAATTGCATCGGGAATGGAATATTTAGAATCCAAGCAATTAATACACAG GGATTTGGCCGCTCGAAATGTCTTGATTGGCGAAAATaatattgcaaaaatttgcGACTTTGGTTTGGCACGTGTCATAGCAGACGATGAGTATTGTCCCAAGCAAGGATCTAGATTCCCGGTAAAATGGACTGCTCCCGAAGCCATCATTTATGGAAAGTTCTCAATCAAGTCTGATGTTTGGTCGTATggaatttt ATTAATGGAACTGTTCACCTATGGACAAGTGCCGTATCCAGGTATGCATAGCCGTGAAGTGATAGAACAAATCGAACGAGGCTATCGTATGCCGAAGCCCACATCTCATCCAGTGCCGGATGTCGTTTATCTGCTGATGCTACAGTGCTGGGATGGTGTTCCAGAGAAACGACCAACTTTCGAATATCTGAACCATTACTTCGAAGGATATACGGTCACGTCGGAAGTCCCATATCGGGAGGTACAGGATTAA
- the LOC119081147 gene encoding tyrosine-protein kinase Src64B isoform X2, whose translation MGNKCCSKRQDQGVSIAGSGGYKKNDSGYPPSGSKQNGSLDRYTPDPNQKQLKPNKPGVDIIRPRTNPRLPGHMGRRVVVALYNYAAREDTDVSFVKGDRMEVLDDTESDWWRVVHMTTRQEGLIPWNFVAEEKSVNSEDWYFESVSRKEADKLLLADENPRGTFLVRPSEHNPNGYSLSVKDWEDGRGYHVKHYKIKPLDNGGYYIATNQTFPSLPALVLAYSKNALGLCHILSRACPKPQPQMWDLGPELRDKWEIPRAEIQLIRKLGRGNFGEVYYGKWRNSIDVAVKTLREGTMSTQAFLQEAAIMKKFRHNRLVALYAVCSHEEPIYIVQEYMSKGSLLDFLREGAGKYLQFEDLIYIAAQIASGMEYLESKQLIHRDLAARNVLIGENNIAKICDFGLARVIADDEYCPKQGSRFPVKWTAPEAIIYGKFSIKSDVWSYGILLMELFTYGQVPYPGMHSREVIEQIERGYRMPKPTSHPVPDVVYLLMLQCWDGVPEKRPTFEYLNHYFEGYTVTSEVPYREVQD comes from the exons ATGGGAAACAAATGCTGCAGCAAGAGACAGGATCAGGGTGTAAGCATAGCGGGTTCTGGTGGCTATAAAAAGAATGATTCCGGTTATCCACCGTCTGGATCAAAACAAAACGGCTCGCTGGACAGATATACACCCGATCCGAATCAAAAGCAGCTGAAACCAAATAAACCAGGCGTAGACATAATACGACCGCGAACCAATCCTC GTTTGCCAGGTCATATGGGACGTAGAGTTGTTGTTGCTCTCTATAATTATGCTGCAAGAGAAGACACTGACGTCAGTTTTGTGAAAGGCGATCGAATGGAGGTGCTCGATGACACAGAATCGGATTGGTGGCGTGTCGTCCATATGACCACCAGACAGGAAGGTTTGATTCCATGGAATTTTGTTGCTGAAGAGAAAAGTGTCAATAGCGAAGA TTGGTACTTCGAGAGTGTTTCCAGAAAAGAAGCCGACAAACTATTGTTGGCCGATGAGAATCCACGAGGAACATTTTTAGTCCGTCCATCTGAACATAATCCTAATGGATACTCGCTGTCAG TGAAAGACTGGGAAGATGGTCGCGGTTATCATGTGAAACATTACAAAATCAAACCGTTAGACAACGGTGGCTACTACATTGCGACGAATCAGACGTTCCCGTCACTTCCTGCACTTGTTCTAGCATATAGCA AAAATGCACTCGGATTATGTCACATATTGTCGCGAGCCTGTCCAAAACCACAACCGCAGATGTGGGATCTCGGACCCGAACTCCGAGACAAATGGGAAATTCCCCGAGCGGAAATTCAACTAATACGTAAATTGGGCCGTGGCAATTTCGGTGAAGTCTACTACGGCAAATGGCGAAATAGTATAGACGTTGCCGTTAAAACGCTACGCGAAGGCACAATGTCGACGCAAGCATTCCTTCAAGAAGCTGCcattatgaaaaaattccGTCACAATCGCCTCGTTGCACTGTACGCTGTGTGCTCGCACGAGGAACCCATTTACATCGTACAAGAATACATGTCGAAGGGAAGTTTGCTGGACTTTTTGCGAGAAGGAGccggaaaatatttacaattcgaAGACTTGATTTACATTGCGGCACAAATTGCATCGGGAATGGAATATTTAGAATCCAAGCAATTAATACACAG GGATTTGGCCGCTCGAAATGTCTTGATTGGCGAAAATaatattgcaaaaatttgcGACTTTGGTTTGGCACGTGTCATAGCAGACGATGAGTATTGTCCCAAGCAAGGATCTAGATTCCCGGTAAAATGGACTGCTCCCGAAGCCATCATTTATGGAAAGTTCTCAATCAAGTCTGATGTTTGGTCGTATggaatttt ATTAATGGAACTGTTCACCTATGGACAAGTGCCGTATCCAGGTATGCATAGCCGTGAAGTGATAGAACAAATCGAACGAGGCTATCGTATGCCGAAGCCCACATCTCATCCAGTGCCGGATGTCGTTTATCTGCTGATGCTACAGTGCTGGGATGGTGTTCCAGAGAAACGACCAACTTTCGAATATCTGAACCATTACTTCGAAGGATATACGGTCACGTCGGAAGTCCCATATCGGGAGGTACAGGATTAA
- the LOC119080641 gene encoding adult-specific cuticular protein ACP-20-like encodes MLCLKITIALASIGAIYAGIIDHQQHGYHIVTKHGHHYGQNDGGYGGGEGYGGGGFGGGEGSGIGGGSFGNGNFGGGSFGNGNFGGGNLGGYGGGYGGDYGHHDYYEHPKYKFDYGVKDPHTGDHKKQWETRDGDVVKGGYTLDEPDGTTRVVEYKSDKHSGFNAIVKKIGHAHHPQIYAKHHGYDGFSGGYDGGHGHHEATSYNYLHQDHHGHH; translated from the exons ATGTTGTGCCTTAAG atCACAATCGCACTTGCATCGATTGGAGCTATATATGCGGGAATCATTGATCATCAACAACATGGATATCATATTGTAACAAAGCATGGCCATCATTACGGTCAGAATGATGGTGGTTATGGAGGTGGTGAAGGATATGGAGGAGGAGGATTCGGTGGCGGAGAAGGGTCAGGAATCGGCGGCGGTAGTTTCGGCAACGGTAATTTCGGCGGCGGTAGTTTTGGCAACGGTAATTTCGGCGGCGGTAATCTAGGCGGATATGGAGGAGGATATGGTGGTGATTATGGTCATCATGACTACTAT gAACATcctaaatataaatttgactATGGAGTAAAGGACCCTCACACCGGTGATCATAAAAAGCAATGGGAAACTCGTGATGGTGATGTTGTGAAAGGCGGATATACATTGGATGAACCAGACGGTACTACTCGAGTCGTTGAATACAAATCCGACAAACACAGTGGTTTCAATGCTATCGTAAAGAAAATCGGACATGCTCATCATCCACAAATCTATGCCAAACATCATGGTTATGATGGATTCAGTGGAGGCTATGACGGTGGACATGGACATCACGAAGCAACAAGTTACAACTATTTACATCAGGACCATCACGGACATCATTGA